The DNA segment GTTCGCCCCATCGCCATCGGCGGGATGCTCGTGGGCGCCGGCTTCACCCTGTTCAAGATGCGCAAGAGCCTCGGCGCCGGCCTCGCCCGCTCCGTCTCCGACGTGAAGAAGGCCGCCAGCGGCGACCAGGTGGTGGACCGCGTCAACAAGGACCTGCCCTTCACCTACGTCCTGGGCGGAATCGGCTTCGCGGCGGTCGTGGCCTTCTTCGTGACGTGGAAGATCTTCCACCTCAGCGGCATCACCGCCTTCGTGGCGGCCCTCGTGATGGTCATCCTCGGGTTCTTCTTCGCGGCCATCAGCGGCTACCTGGTGGGCATCATGGGCTCCAGCAACAACCCCATCTCGGGCCTGACGCTCACGGCGCTCGTCGTGACGGCCCTCGTGATGGTGATGCTGGGCGCCAAGGGCCAGGAAGGCGTGGCGGCCGTGCTCGGCGTGGCGGCCATCGTGTGCGTGAGCGCCGCCGTCGCGGGCGAGATGCTCCAGGACTTGAAGGCCGGCCACATCCTGGGCGGCACCCCCTGGCGGATGGAGATGGGCGACATCCTGGGCGTGGCCCTGGCGTCCGTCGTGCTGTTCATTCCCCTGATGGTCCTGCACGAGGGCGACATCACCGCCCAGGGCACCAAGCGGATCGCCGAGCTGACCGCCCAGCAGGTCCAGGTGGTCACCGCCCCCGACGGCAAGACCTACACCCTGGACCAGGTGAAGCAGCTCCCCGCGGACCAGAAGAAGGCCGTGCTGAACCTGGACGCCGGGTTCGGCTCCAAGCAGCTCGCCGCGCCCCAGGCCGGCCTGATGGCCCTCCTCAGCCGCGGGATCGTAGAAGGCAAGATGGCCTGGCCCCTGATCATCGTCGGCATGATGATGGGCTTCTCCTTCATCCTCATGCAGGTGAAGAGCCCCATGCTCGTGTCGGTGGGGATGTACCTACCGCTGGAGACCACCTTCGCCATCTTCCTCGGCGGCCTGATCAAGGGCGCGGTGGAGATGTTCGGCGCCAAGCGCGGGCTGAACGAGGCCCAGAAGGTGCGCGTGGAGAACAATGGCGTCCTCCTGGCCGCGGGCCTCATCGCCGGCGAGGCGCTGGTGGGCCTGCTCTTCGCGTCGCTGGCCTTCTTCGAGGTGAACTTCAAGCTCGTCGCGCGGCCGGGCATGTTCTGGATCAGCCTGCTGATCCTGGCCGCGATCGCCGTCTACCTCATCAAGGTCCCCCTCGACAACGCCGGCGAAGCCGACGAGCCCGCGCCTCCCAGCGCCAACTTCTAGCCGATCGGATTTCCACCTCGGGGGCGCGGGCGACCGCGCCCCTTTTTCGTGGCTCGAGCCGAGAGGGGAGACCTGGATACGAGGAGGTGGGGAAAGGTTCCTCAGAAGGCATTTTTTGAAGACCATACTTCTTTCGATCTATTTTTTAAATATTTAAATAATTAAAATTACAAAAAAATGAATAAGAAAATCACGGCAGGGGTGGCGCGCCTGGAGGGGGGGGCTACATTGGGTTCACTCGCTGCTCACCTTGACGCAGAAGCGCCAAGATTGCCCCACCGGCTGAGCAGCATCGCTTAACGAGCCCAGGCTGGATTTCCAGACGGGGCAGTGGCTTCGGCCACTTCAGCAGCCATGGCTGCCATCAGGAGTCGTTATGACCAAGTACGGAACGCACGATCCCAACGAGCAGCGCCCTGTGGGCGACGAGCCTCAGACGGGGCGGATGGAAGCGGCCAATACCAACAGCGGGTCCGGCAGCGGTTCCGGGTCCATGGGCGGCAGCCACACCGGCGGGAGCGGGCGGAAGCAGGAGCAGGGTTCCGATTCCTCCAAGGACTCCTTGAAGGACTCCACCAAGAAGAATTCCGGGACCCAGAGCAACCAGCCCGGAAGCCAGGGCGGCAGCCATTCCGGCGGCACCAGCGGCAACAAGCGCTAGACCTTCCTTCCGCGCTGCGGAGAGAAGCCTGAAGAACTGAAGAAGGGGGTCCGGGACCCCAGACGCCGAACACGCTGCGGCGGGGGTAGACGGTCCGATTCGATCCATCGTCTCGCTGGCTTTTGGGCCAGTCGCCCGGACTCCAGCACGGGGAAGCCCACGGCCTCTCCGCGCGTCCGTGACCCGGGAATGGACCCCACCGATCCGAGATCTTCACTTACCTCAAGGAGAGCATCATGAAGCCCACTTACCAAAGTCTGCTTGCCCCTGTGGTACTGATGGCCGTGGGGACGGCGCCTCTGATGGCGCGGAACAACGATTCGACCATCGAATCCGCGATCAAGAATTCCTACAACTACAAGACCTACCTCAAGGATGACGACATCAAGGTCGAGGCCAAGAACGGCGTCGTCACGCTGTCCGGCACCCCAGACGCCGAACACGCTGCGGCGGGGGTAGACGGTCCGATTCGATCCATCGTCTCGCTGGCTTTTGGGCCAGTCGCCCGGACTCCAGCACGGGGAAGCCCACGGCCTCTCCGCGCGTCCGTGACCCGGGAATGGACCCCACCGATCCGAGATCTTCACTTACCTCAAGGAGAGCATCATGAAGCCCACTTACCAAAGTCTGCTTGCCCCTGTGGTACTGATGGCCGTGGGGACGGCGCCTCTGATGGCGCGGAACAACGATTCGACCATCGAATCCGCGATCAAGAATTCCTACAACTACAAGACCTACCTCAAGGATGACGACATCAAGGTCGAGGCCAAGAACGGCGTCGTCACGCTGTCCGGCACCGTCTCCGAGTCCTTCCACCGCAGCCTGGCGGAACAGACGGCGGCCGATATCCCCGGCGTGTCGAACGTCAACAACCAGCTCACGGTGAAGGGCGACCAGCCCTCCGAGAACTCCGACGCGTGGATCACGGCCAAGGTGAAGAGCGCGCTGCTCTTCCACAAGAACGTGAGCGCGACGGGGACCACGGTGGAAACCCAGGACGGCGTCGTGACCCTGCGGGGAGAAGCCGACAGCGCCGCCCAGCGCGAACTCACCGCCCAGTACGCCAAGGATGTGAAGGGCGTGCGGAGCGTATCCAACCAGATGACCATCGGGAAGAACGGATCGCCCAAGCTCAAGAGCGGGAGCACCGTCGGCGAGAAGATCGACGACGCCTCCATCACCGCCCAGGTGAAGTCGGCCCTCCTGTTCCATCAGTCCACGTCGGCGGTGAACACCAAGGTCACCACCAACAAGGGCACCGTGACGCTCCAGGGCGAAGCCAAGAACGCCGCGGAGAAGGATCTTGTCACCAAGATCGTCGAGGACATCCACGGCGTGAAGCGGGTCGACAACAAGATGCGCGTGCAGTAATCCGCGCAGTCGATCCGCATGGGGCTCATCCCCGGCCGGAAGCTCGCCTGAACAGGAACCACGTCCCGCCTCCGAGGCGGATCAAGGAGACACACCATGAGTCACGAGATGAGCCCTCGCAGCACCGCCGTCCTCACCTTCCTGGGCGGAGCCGCCATCGGCGCCATACTGGTCGCCCTTACCACCCCCAAGCGCGGTTCCGAGCTGTGCGATGACCTCCGGTCCCTGGGCCGCCGGCTGCGGGGGAAGGCCAGCGCCCTGCTCGACGAGGCGGAGGACACCTGGGACGACCTGAAGGACGAGGCCGTGGACGAAGTGAAGTCCGCCAGCCGCAAGGTGCGCAGCAAGGCCCGCGAGATGGCCTCGGGCCGGGAAGACGGCCGCCGGTCCGGGTCGGACGAAGAACTCAGCGGCGCCGTGTAGCTGCGCCGCCCGTTGCCCGGGAACTCCGGTTCCCGGGCCCATTTTCCCCATCCGCCTTTTTTCCGGAGCGGACATGACACGACCCTTCAGCATCCTCGCCCTTGCCCTTTGCGCCGGCCTTTCCCTCTCCGCCCAGGAGGGCACCCACTGGGTCTTCGTCCATGGGACCCACACCCGCTTCGACTCCGATTTTCCCGCTTCCAATGAAGGGGGTTACGGCCTGAGCTATGGGGGATGGCTGACCAACGGCTTCGGCGTGGAAGCGAGGGCGGTCCGCACCGATCTTCGCGCGTCCACGGCCGGCGCCCTCGCCGACGGGGATCAGACGCAGTATTTCGGCAGCGCCCTGTTCAACCTCAATCCGGCCGGCAGCAAGGTTTTCCCGTATGTGGCGGCGGGCCTGGGCCTCACCCAGACCAGCGCCGAATTCTCCGACAGCGGCCGCCGGACCGCCCGGATCAACTACCACGCCGGTGTTGGCGTCCAGTGGCGGGTGGGCGAGCTGTTCGCCGTGTCCGCGGATTCCAAGTACGTCCAGACCCAGGCGGCGAGCAACCGCCGGGATTGGGTGAACAGCCTCGGCCTCGGCATGGTGTGGGGGCGTTGAACGGGGCGCGCCACGCCAGGCGCCCACAGCCTATGTTTCGGATTCACCAGGGCCGGATCTTCCGACCCTGGTTTTTATATAGGG comes from the Geothrix sp. 21YS21S-4 genome and includes:
- a CDS encoding OPT family oligopeptide transporter, whose protein sequence is MQPFVPSDQNLREFSLRAVLIGLIMAVILGSANAYLGLKAGMTIAATYPAAVIGMALIKLMKGTILEENMARTVGSIGESVAAGAIFTLPAFVISGIWPKFFTAGNYVTSSLIMFAGGVLGIMFVALLRRVMVEDAELPYPESVAAAEIHKAGARGGSGTTFLFGAMGIGAGVQALVQLSLFASTWEKFIAFKTSAITLAANWKAKVMGGMLLSSPGISPAYMGVGYIIGPKLGALNFSGGIIAWGLLVPIITYFLAPGVLPEGAAEGDWIALSYAVWKFIVRPIAIGGMLVGAGFTLFKMRKSLGAGLARSVSDVKKAASGDQVVDRVNKDLPFTYVLGGIGFAAVVAFFVTWKIFHLSGITAFVAALVMVILGFFFAAISGYLVGIMGSSNNPISGLTLTALVVTALVMVMLGAKGQEGVAAVLGVAAIVCVSAAVAGEMLQDLKAGHILGGTPWRMEMGDILGVALASVVLFIPLMVLHEGDITAQGTKRIAELTAQQVQVVTAPDGKTYTLDQVKQLPADQKKAVLNLDAGFGSKQLAAPQAGLMALLSRGIVEGKMAWPLIIVGMMMGFSFILMQVKSPMLVSVGMYLPLETTFAIFLGGLIKGAVEMFGAKRGLNEAQKVRVENNGVLLAAGLIAGEALVGLLFASLAFFEVNFKLVARPGMFWISLLILAAIAVYLIKVPLDNAGEADEPAPPSANF
- a CDS encoding BON domain-containing protein produces the protein MARNNDSTIESAIKNSYNYKTYLKDDDIKVEAKNGVVTLSGTPDAEHAAAGVDGPIRSIVSLAFGPVARTPARGSPRPLRASVTREWTPPIRDLHLPQGEHHEAHLPKSACPCGTDGRGDGASDGAEQRFDHRIRDQEFLQLQDLPQG
- a CDS encoding BON domain-containing protein, producing MARNNDSTIESAIKNSYNYKTYLKDDDIKVEAKNGVVTLSGTVSESFHRSLAEQTAADIPGVSNVNNQLTVKGDQPSENSDAWITAKVKSALLFHKNVSATGTTVETQDGVVTLRGEADSAAQRELTAQYAKDVKGVRSVSNQMTIGKNGSPKLKSGSTVGEKIDDASITAQVKSALLFHQSTSAVNTKVTTNKGTVTLQGEAKNAAEKDLVTKIVEDIHGVKRVDNKMRVQ
- a CDS encoding YtxH domain-containing protein, which translates into the protein MSHEMSPRSTAVLTFLGGAAIGAILVALTTPKRGSELCDDLRSLGRRLRGKASALLDEAEDTWDDLKDEAVDEVKSASRKVRSKAREMASGREDGRRSGSDEELSGAV
- a CDS encoding outer membrane beta-barrel protein, with protein sequence MTRPFSILALALCAGLSLSAQEGTHWVFVHGTHTRFDSDFPASNEGGYGLSYGGWLTNGFGVEARAVRTDLRASTAGALADGDQTQYFGSALFNLNPAGSKVFPYVAAGLGLTQTSAEFSDSGRRTARINYHAGVGVQWRVGELFAVSADSKYVQTQAASNRRDWVNSLGLGMVWGR